In Streptomyces nodosus, one DNA window encodes the following:
- a CDS encoding FHA domain-containing protein, which yields MQIRLTVVDPQGPPPTSRARAASCDVLVTAPAGTALAAVASALAAAAGAGGGASSSERGREPGSGPVVLYAGTERLDAQRCTLGEPPLLDGAVLTLGAPAEPGPEPDEDAAQLHVVAGPDAGGVHLLHGGVIRIGRSADADVPLDDPDVSRLHCAVTVTADGRVSVADLGSTNGTVLDGRPVTDQPVRLAPGALLRLGESSLRLAASRGIRSVGTAPDGEGHVRVLGEEPGGTTTAEPRARTGRVSGFAPGAARGGRTGGDGTPRDGRHGSGTAAPEPGPARTDRPTPAGSLSGDTHHGFGDTAWGASGGHAPGAQEHRTGEPLSPGPSGPPRRPEEGPAAPAVPEQGGAPSVENPVPVSGGAMVFDGTRKGTPPRGIQVPPGLRRRGAFTAWARRLAGSRFDQGGAGRTAYEEGGVPAFAALQARAPEKWPDPAALLLTALGPGPRLWERGPDHPEALTVRLGTADRVSPDGSGVLPAVPVTAGLREVGALGLAGPRERLTGLARAVLAQLAALHSPDALELVLISADRSRPLAERTADWSWLGWLPQVRPGHGQDCRLLLAYDADQAVARTDELLRRLKDHLAEPAGSPATSGAARPTVTDHTTGTDRVTGATGPSGPTGRTYGSWHHPAAQDAPARRGAGRRRPSPVQDGAFTGPCTVVVVDGDPGAEVREALVRLARDGARAGIHLLCLAEAPSCSPASPVTQTYEAACAVSPAFRECGAVGLLSGDVATALRLLRVAPGEGTDSVRGTRAPVGHGTVAAVDAVSPAWAERFARALAPLRPDGGGDRHPRVSAPLPQMARLLDELGLARATPASLMARWADATDDPGAPGGRAWAVLGAGPRGPVPLDLAAEGPHLLIEGPPGSGRTELLRSIAAALASVERPDRLGLVLVDGRDRAENGARGGDGLGVCTDLPHVTTHLAANDPVRMREFAQSLSAELKRRAELLGRLGFIEWHLQREVSGSRIVPQRAGGSASGDLDSPPSTTLRLRPGAKRRQPEPGPALARLVVLVDDLDALLSPALGSPGRPAAGSVVRALEAVALHGGRLGVHLVAATHPGGRTAQWEPARTAPLRIALEEVSSGADEPAPGRGRLTRPDGTMTPFQGGRITGRIPRTATLRPTVVPLEWHRMGDPPTRRPVRELGNGPTDLALLASALERAARSVSATEVPSLL from the coding sequence ATGCAGATCCGGCTGACCGTCGTAGATCCGCAGGGCCCGCCCCCCACCTCACGGGCCCGCGCCGCAAGCTGCGATGTGCTGGTCACCGCGCCCGCCGGGACGGCGCTGGCCGCGGTGGCCTCGGCCCTGGCCGCGGCGGCGGGAGCGGGCGGGGGTGCCTCCTCGAGCGAACGGGGCCGGGAGCCCGGGAGCGGGCCCGTGGTGCTGTACGCGGGCACGGAGCGGCTGGACGCACAGCGTTGCACCCTGGGCGAGCCGCCGCTGCTGGACGGCGCGGTGCTGACCCTGGGCGCTCCCGCGGAGCCGGGCCCCGAGCCGGACGAGGACGCGGCCCAGCTCCATGTGGTCGCGGGCCCTGACGCGGGCGGTGTCCATCTGCTGCACGGCGGGGTGATCCGCATCGGCCGGTCCGCCGACGCGGACGTGCCGCTGGACGACCCGGACGTCTCCCGGCTGCACTGCGCGGTCACGGTCACCGCCGACGGCCGGGTCTCGGTCGCCGACCTGGGCTCCACCAACGGCACGGTGCTCGACGGCCGCCCGGTGACCGACCAGCCGGTGCGTCTCGCCCCGGGGGCCCTGCTGCGCCTCGGCGAGTCCTCCCTGCGGCTGGCCGCGTCCCGCGGCATAAGGTCCGTGGGCACGGCGCCGGACGGCGAGGGACATGTCCGCGTCCTCGGAGAGGAGCCGGGAGGCACGACGACGGCCGAGCCGCGCGCACGCACGGGACGGGTGAGCGGGTTCGCGCCCGGCGCCGCCAGGGGCGGCCGCACCGGCGGCGACGGCACCCCACGGGACGGACGGCACGGCTCCGGCACCGCCGCCCCGGAGCCCGGTCCTGCCCGCACGGACCGCCCCACCCCGGCCGGGAGCCTCTCCGGTGACACCCATCATGGCTTCGGCGACACCGCCTGGGGCGCCTCGGGCGGCCACGCCCCGGGAGCACAGGAGCACCGGACCGGGGAACCGCTGTCCCCCGGTCCCTCGGGTCCACCCCGCCGACCGGAGGAGGGCCCCGCGGCGCCGGCCGTACCGGAGCAGGGCGGCGCCCCCTCGGTCGAGAACCCGGTCCCGGTGTCCGGGGGCGCGATGGTGTTCGACGGCACCCGCAAGGGCACCCCGCCCCGGGGCATCCAGGTGCCGCCGGGCCTGCGCAGGCGCGGCGCGTTCACCGCATGGGCGCGCCGGCTCGCCGGGAGCCGCTTCGACCAGGGCGGCGCCGGGCGGACGGCGTACGAGGAGGGGGGCGTCCCGGCCTTCGCGGCCCTCCAGGCCCGGGCCCCGGAGAAGTGGCCCGACCCCGCGGCCCTGCTGCTGACCGCGCTCGGCCCCGGACCGCGGCTGTGGGAGCGCGGCCCCGACCATCCCGAGGCGCTCACGGTGCGGCTTGGCACGGCCGACCGGGTGTCGCCGGACGGCTCCGGGGTGCTGCCCGCCGTCCCGGTGACCGCCGGGCTGCGCGAGGTGGGCGCGCTGGGTCTGGCCGGGCCCCGGGAGCGGCTGACCGGGCTGGCCCGCGCGGTGCTGGCACAGCTCGCCGCGCTGCACTCCCCCGATGCCCTGGAGCTGGTCCTGATCAGCGCCGATCGCTCCCGTCCACTGGCGGAGCGCACCGCCGACTGGTCCTGGCTCGGCTGGCTCCCCCAGGTCCGCCCGGGCCACGGCCAGGACTGCCGGCTGCTGCTGGCGTACGACGCCGACCAGGCGGTGGCCCGTACGGACGAGCTGCTGCGCCGGCTCAAGGACCACCTGGCGGAACCGGCGGGCTCCCCCGCCACGTCCGGTGCCGCTCGCCCCACGGTCACGGACCACACGACCGGCACGGACCGCGTCACCGGCGCGACGGGCCCGTCCGGCCCGACCGGCCGCACGTACGGCAGCTGGCACCACCCGGCCGCTCAGGACGCCCCCGCGCGGCGAGGCGCCGGCCGACGCCGTCCCTCCCCGGTGCAGGACGGCGCCTTCACCGGTCCCTGCACGGTGGTGGTCGTGGACGGCGATCCCGGTGCCGAGGTGCGCGAGGCCCTGGTGCGGCTGGCACGGGACGGCGCGCGGGCCGGGATCCATCTGCTGTGCCTGGCCGAGGCGCCCTCCTGCTCACCCGCCTCACCGGTGACCCAGACCTATGAGGCGGCCTGCGCGGTCTCACCGGCGTTCCGTGAGTGCGGTGCCGTCGGTCTGCTGAGCGGCGATGTGGCGACGGCCCTGCGACTGCTGCGGGTCGCGCCCGGGGAGGGCACGGACAGCGTGCGCGGCACGCGTGCCCCGGTGGGGCACGGCACGGTCGCCGCCGTGGACGCGGTGTCCCCGGCCTGGGCGGAGCGGTTCGCCCGGGCGCTCGCCCCGCTGCGCCCGGACGGCGGCGGGGACCGGCACCCACGGGTGTCGGCGCCGTTGCCGCAGATGGCGCGGCTGCTGGACGAGCTGGGGCTGGCACGGGCCACCCCCGCCTCCCTGATGGCGCGCTGGGCGGACGCGACGGACGACCCCGGGGCGCCGGGCGGGCGCGCCTGGGCGGTGCTGGGCGCCGGTCCCCGCGGTCCGGTCCCTCTGGATCTGGCCGCGGAGGGACCGCATCTGCTGATCGAGGGACCGCCCGGCAGCGGCCGTACGGAGCTGCTGCGCTCGATCGCCGCGGCGCTGGCGTCGGTCGAGCGTCCGGACCGGCTGGGGCTGGTGCTGGTCGACGGCCGCGACCGCGCGGAGAACGGCGCGCGGGGCGGTGACGGCCTCGGGGTGTGCACGGATCTGCCGCATGTCACCACCCATCTCGCGGCCAACGACCCGGTGCGCATGCGGGAGTTCGCGCAGTCCCTCAGTGCCGAGCTGAAGCGGCGGGCCGAGCTGCTGGGGCGGCTCGGTTTCATCGAATGGCACCTCCAGCGGGAGGTGTCGGGCAGCCGGATCGTGCCGCAGCGGGCGGGGGGTTCGGCCTCGGGCGACCTGGACTCGCCGCCGAGCACCACCCTGCGGCTGCGGCCGGGGGCGAAGCGCCGGCAACCGGAGCCGGGGCCCGCGCTGGCCCGGCTGGTGGTGCTGGTCGACGACCTGGACGCACTGCTGTCCCCGGCGCTCGGCTCACCGGGCCGCCCGGCGGCCGGGTCGGTCGTCAGGGCGCTGGAGGCGGTGGCCCTGCACGGGGGCCGGCTCGGGGTGCATCTGGTGGCCGCCACGCACCCGGGCGGACGGACGGCGCAGTGGGAGCCGGCCCGCACGGCCCCGCTGCGCATCGCCCTGGAGGAGGTGTCCTCGGGCGCGGACGAACCGGCCCCCGGCCGTGGACGGTTGACGAGACCGGACGGCACGATGACGCCCTTCCAGGGCGGGCGGATCACGGGGCGCATCCCTCGCACGGCGACGCTCCGCCCCACGGTCGTCCCGCTGGAGTGGCATCGCATGGGCGACCCGCCGACCCGGCGTCCGGTCCGCGAGCTGGGGAACGGGCCCACGGATCTGGCCCTGTTGGCGAGCGCGCTGGAGAGGGCGGCACGGTCGGTGTCGGCGACCGAGGTCCCCTCACTGCTGTGA
- a CDS encoding serine/threonine-protein kinase, producing the protein MRPVGSKYLLVEPLGRGATGTVWRASQREAAGAEAAVAGQPGETVAIKVLKEELASDADIVMRFLRERSVLLRLTHPNIVRVRDLVVEGDLLALVMDLVEGPDLHRYLRDNGPFSPVAASLLTAQIADALAASHADGVVHRDLKPANVLLKQEHGQMHPMLTDFGIARLADSPGLTRTHEFVGTPAYVAPESAEGRPQTSAVDIYGAGILLYELITGRPPFAGATALEVLHQHLSEEPRRPSTVPDPLWTVIDRCLRKNPDDRPSAENLARALRVVAEGVGVHANSAQIAAAEGVGALLGPDPAPAAVPGAADATQVLPQGSASFDPNAATSVLPHTVDSADPTAMLPNTGAADPTAVLPPVPPGAEPGQQEPHPWQNQLRAARDRNEQTQVQYLDPEQDPLRRRPQRQVARPQQRPQQPGPGYGYQQQPQRQQYAPAPQQQPQRQQYAPAPQQQPQRYAPAPQQPQQPAPRPAREPRPPRQRSANPMKIPGLGCLKGCLFMVLILFVAGWLVWEFSPLQGWLGTTNTYWDQLKDWYDTVTGWFG; encoded by the coding sequence GTGCGGCCGGTCGGCAGCAAATACCTGCTCGTGGAACCGCTCGGACGCGGCGCCACGGGCACCGTCTGGCGTGCCAGCCAGCGGGAGGCCGCGGGCGCCGAGGCGGCCGTCGCGGGCCAGCCAGGCGAGACCGTGGCGATCAAGGTCCTCAAGGAGGAGCTGGCGAGCGACGCGGACATCGTGATGCGGTTCCTGCGGGAGCGGTCCGTCCTGCTGCGCCTGACCCACCCGAACATCGTGCGGGTGCGGGACCTGGTGGTCGAGGGCGATCTGCTGGCGCTGGTCATGGACCTGGTCGAGGGTCCCGACCTGCACCGCTACCTCCGCGACAACGGCCCCTTCTCGCCGGTCGCCGCATCCCTGCTCACCGCGCAGATCGCCGACGCGCTGGCCGCGAGCCACGCGGACGGAGTGGTGCACCGCGACCTCAAGCCCGCGAACGTCCTGCTCAAGCAGGAGCACGGGCAGATGCACCCGATGCTGACCGACTTCGGTATCGCCCGACTGGCCGACTCGCCCGGTCTCACCCGTACCCATGAGTTCGTGGGCACGCCCGCCTATGTCGCCCCCGAGTCCGCCGAGGGCCGTCCGCAGACCTCCGCCGTCGACATCTACGGCGCCGGCATCCTGCTGTACGAGCTGATCACCGGGCGCCCGCCGTTCGCCGGGGCGACCGCCCTCGAAGTGCTTCACCAGCATCTGAGCGAGGAGCCCCGCCGTCCCTCCACGGTGCCCGACCCGCTGTGGACGGTCATCGACCGCTGTCTGCGCAAGAACCCGGACGACCGGCCCAGCGCCGAGAACCTGGCGCGGGCGCTGAGGGTCGTGGCGGAGGGCGTCGGGGTGCATGCGAACTCCGCGCAGATCGCCGCCGCCGAGGGTGTGGGCGCGCTGCTCGGGCCGGACCCGGCCCCGGCCGCCGTGCCCGGCGCCGCCGACGCCACCCAGGTGCTGCCGCAGGGCTCGGCCTCCTTCGACCCGAACGCGGCCACCAGCGTCCTGCCGCACACCGTGGACTCCGCGGACCCCACCGCCATGCTGCCGAACACCGGCGCGGCCGACCCCACGGCGGTGCTGCCGCCGGTGCCGCCGGGGGCCGAGCCCGGGCAGCAGGAGCCGCACCCCTGGCAGAACCAGCTGCGCGCGGCCCGCGACCGCAACGAACAGACCCAGGTCCAGTACCTCGACCCGGAGCAGGACCCGCTGCGCCGCAGGCCGCAGCGGCAGGTCGCGCGTCCCCAGCAGCGGCCGCAGCAGCCCGGGCCCGGGTACGGATATCAGCAGCAGCCCCAGCGGCAGCAGTACGCGCCCGCCCCGCAGCAGCAGCCCCAGCGGCAGCAGTACGCACCCGCCCCGCAGCAGCAGCCCCAGCGGTATGCGCCCGCGCCCCAGCAGCCTCAGCAGCCCGCCCCGCGGCCGGCGCGCGAGCCGCGTCCGCCGCGGCAGCGCAGCGCCAACCCGATGAAGATCCCGGGACTCGGCTGCCTGAAGGGGTGCCTGTTCATGGTCCTCATCCTGTTCGTCGCGGGGTGGCTGGTGTGGGAGTTCAGTCCGCTCCAGGGCTGGCTCGGCACCACGAACACGTACTGGGACCAGCTGAAGGACTGGTACGACACGGTGACCGGGTGGTTCGGCTAG
- a CDS encoding serine/threonine-protein kinase, whose protein sequence is MARKIGSRYTANQILGRGSAGTVWLGEGPDGPVAVKLLREDLASDQELVGRFVRERTALLGLEHPHVVSVRDLVVDGNDLALVMDLVRGTDLRTRLDRERRLSPEAAVAIVADVAEGLAAAHAAGVVHRDVKPENVLLDMEGPLGPGGAHPALLTDFGVAKLIDSPRRTRATKIIGTPDYLAPEVVEGLPPSAAVDIYALMTVLYELLAGFTPFGGGHPGAVLRRHVTETVVPLPGIPDELWRLMVQCLAKAPASRLRASELAARLREQLPLLAGIPPLDVDEPDAETEQEAPEAVPGRPEAARERRGAVPLVPGARPDSNRDTHTSMRVPMPDELAGGARGTARVPRAVGAPRPGSARRRAQARRRRIVLAAVSTVVLAAVGVGTWLAVSDEDGGQPPPTGNSAPAVP, encoded by the coding sequence TTGGCACGGAAGATCGGCAGCCGGTACACCGCGAACCAGATTCTGGGACGGGGGAGCGCCGGCACGGTGTGGCTGGGCGAGGGGCCGGACGGGCCCGTCGCCGTCAAGCTGTTGCGCGAGGACCTCGCGTCCGACCAGGAGCTCGTGGGCCGCTTCGTCCGGGAGCGCACGGCGCTGTTGGGGCTGGAGCATCCCCATGTCGTGTCCGTACGGGACCTGGTGGTCGACGGCAACGACCTGGCACTGGTCATGGACCTGGTCCGGGGCACCGATCTGCGGACCCGCCTGGACCGGGAGCGCCGACTGTCGCCCGAGGCGGCGGTCGCGATCGTGGCGGACGTGGCGGAGGGGCTGGCGGCGGCACACGCGGCGGGCGTGGTGCACCGCGATGTGAAGCCGGAGAATGTGCTGCTGGACATGGAGGGGCCGCTGGGCCCCGGCGGCGCGCACCCGGCGCTGCTCACGGACTTCGGTGTGGCGAAGCTGATCGACTCCCCGCGCCGCACCCGCGCGACGAAGATCATCGGCACTCCCGACTATCTGGCGCCGGAGGTCGTGGAGGGCCTGCCGCCGAGCGCGGCCGTGGACATCTATGCGCTGATGACGGTCCTCTACGAGCTGCTTGCGGGCTTCACCCCGTTCGGCGGCGGCCATCCGGGGGCGGTGCTGCGCCGCCATGTCACGGAGACGGTGGTTCCGCTCCCCGGCATCCCGGACGAGCTGTGGCGGCTGATGGTGCAGTGCCTGGCCAAGGCGCCGGCGTCGCGGCTGCGGGCGTCGGAGCTGGCGGCCCGGCTGCGGGAGCAACTGCCGCTGCTGGCAGGCATTCCGCCGCTGGACGTGGACGAACCGGACGCGGAGACGGAGCAGGAGGCCCCCGAGGCCGTGCCGGGCAGGCCCGAGGCGGCGCGGGAACGCCGTGGGGCGGTGCCGTTGGTGCCGGGGGCCAGGCCGGACTCCAACCGGGACACCCACACCTCGATGCGGGTGCCGATGCCGGACGAGCTGGCGGGCGGCGCCCGTGGCACCGCCCGGGTGCCCCGGGCGGTGGGCGCCCCGCGCCCGGGCTCGGCCCGCCGCCGTGCGCAGGCCCGCCGCCGCAGGATCGTCCTGGCCGCCGTGAGCACGGTGGTGCTGGCCGCGGTCGGCGTGGGGACCTGGCTGGCCGTGTCCGACGAGGACGGCGGACAACCTCCGCCCACCGGGAACTCGGCCCCGGCCGTGCCGTAG
- the prfB gene encoding peptide chain release factor 2, with product MAVVDVSEELKSLSSTMESIEAVLDLDKMRADIAVLEEQAAAPSLWDNPDEAQKITSKLSHLQSEVRKAEALRGRIDDLDVLFELAEAEDDPDTLAEAEAELAEVRKALDEMEVRTLLSGEYDAREALVNIRAEAGGVDAADFAEKLQRMYLRWAEQHGYKTEIYETSYAEEAGIKSTTFAVQAPYAYGTLSVEQGTHRLVRISPFDNQGRRQTSFAGVEVLPVVEQSDHVEIDESDLRVDVFRSSGPGGQGVNTTDSAVRITHLPTGIVVTCQNERSQIQNRATAMNVLQAKLLERRRQEEQAKMDALKGDGGNSWGNQMRSYVLHPYQMVKDLRTEHEVGNPEAVFSGEIDGFIEAGIRWRKQQEK from the coding sequence GTGGCAGTCGTCGATGTATCCGAAGAGCTCAAGTCCCTCTCCTCGACCATGGAGTCGATCGAGGCCGTTCTGGACCTCGACAAGATGAGGGCAGACATCGCCGTGCTCGAGGAGCAGGCGGCCGCGCCGTCCCTGTGGGACAACCCGGACGAGGCGCAGAAGATCACCAGCAAGCTCTCCCACCTCCAGTCCGAGGTGCGGAAGGCCGAGGCCCTGCGCGGCCGGATCGACGACCTCGATGTGCTCTTCGAGCTCGCCGAGGCCGAGGACGACCCGGACACCCTCGCCGAGGCCGAGGCCGAACTCGCCGAGGTCAGGAAGGCGCTGGACGAGATGGAGGTCCGCACCCTGCTGTCCGGCGAGTACGACGCCCGTGAGGCGCTCGTCAACATCCGCGCCGAGGCCGGTGGCGTCGACGCCGCCGACTTCGCCGAGAAGCTCCAGCGCATGTATCTGCGCTGGGCCGAGCAGCACGGCTACAAGACCGAGATCTACGAGACCTCGTACGCCGAAGAGGCCGGCATCAAGTCCACCACCTTCGCCGTCCAGGCGCCCTACGCCTACGGCACCCTCTCCGTCGAGCAGGGGACGCACCGGCTGGTCCGTATCTCGCCCTTCGACAACCAGGGCCGGCGCCAGACCTCCTTCGCGGGTGTGGAGGTGCTTCCCGTCGTCGAGCAGTCCGACCATGTGGAGATCGACGAGTCGGACCTTCGCGTCGATGTCTTCCGCTCCTCCGGACCCGGCGGCCAGGGCGTCAACACGACCGACTCCGCGGTGCGTATCACCCACCTCCCCACCGGCATCGTCGTCACCTGTCAGAACGAGCGGTCCCAGATCCAGAACCGGGCCACCGCGATGAACGTGCTGCAGGCCAAGCTCCTCGAGCGGCGCCGGCAGGAGGAGCAGGCCAAGATGGACGCCCTCAAGGGGGACGGCGGCAACTCCTGGGGCAACCAGATGCGTTCGTACGTCCTGCACCCGTACCAGATGGTCAAGGATCTGCGGACCGAGCACGAAGTCGGCAACCCCGAGGCCGTGTTCAGCGGTGAGATCGACGGGTTCATCGAGGCCGGCATCCGCTGGCGCAAGCAGCAGGAGAAGTAG
- the ftsE gene encoding cell division ATP-binding protein FtsE: MIRFDNVSKVYPKQAHPALRDVSLEVEKGEFVFLVGSSGSGKSTFLRLILREERASHGQVHVLGKDLARLSNWKVPHMRRQLGTVFQDFRLLPNKTVGENVAFAQEVIGKTRGEIRKSVPQVLDLVGLSGKEDRRPGELSGGEQQRVAIARAFVNRPKLLIADEPTGNLDPQTSVGIMKLLDRINRTGTTVVMATHDQNIVDQMRKRVIELEKGLLVRDQARGVYGYQH, encoded by the coding sequence GTGATCCGATTCGACAACGTGTCCAAGGTCTACCCCAAACAGGCCCACCCCGCACTCAGGGATGTCTCCCTCGAAGTGGAGAAGGGTGAGTTTGTCTTCCTGGTGGGGTCCTCCGGCTCCGGTAAGTCCACCTTTCTGAGGCTGATCCTGCGCGAGGAGCGCGCCAGCCACGGCCAGGTGCATGTGCTGGGCAAGGACCTCGCCCGCCTCTCCAACTGGAAGGTGCCGCACATGCGCCGCCAGCTGGGGACGGTCTTCCAGGACTTCCGGCTCCTGCCCAACAAGACGGTCGGCGAGAACGTGGCCTTCGCACAGGAGGTCATCGGCAAGACGCGTGGTGAGATCCGCAAGTCCGTGCCCCAGGTGCTCGATCTGGTCGGGCTCAGCGGCAAGGAGGACCGCAGGCCCGGCGAGCTGTCCGGTGGTGAGCAGCAGCGCGTCGCCATCGCGCGGGCGTTCGTCAACCGGCCCAAGCTGCTGATCGCCGACGAGCCCACCGGCAACCTCGACCCGCAGACCTCCGTCGGCATCATGAAACTGCTCGACCGGATCAACCGGACGGGCACGACCGTGGTGATGGCGACCCACGACCAGAACATCGTGGACCAGATGCGCAAACGCGTCATCGAGCTGGAGAAGGGCCTCCTCGTCCGCGACCAGGCGCGCGGCGTCTACGGCTACCAGCACTGA